The Brachypodium distachyon strain Bd21 chromosome 4, Brachypodium_distachyon_v3.0, whole genome shotgun sequence nucleotide sequence TTGAGAGGAATTCTGTAACAGAATATACCCTTATTTCGTAACCATTCAAGGGAGTATAGTTTTCAGATTCTGTTTTAGATATCTATATTCGTCGATGCATCACTGCTCAGGACACTTTTTTTCCCTTGTGTCATTAACATAGTCGGAAAGTCAAATTAGAACTGGATTTAGTTGTAGAATCTTCAATCTAGATGTACATCCAATTTTGATATTCTCCAGTTAACATATAGTCCTGCATTGTACTAATGCCGATTTAACGTGTGGTATACAGGCTTCACCCTTCCCCTGTGACCTGCTTGGCGCTAACAGATGACCAACTGATTGTTGGTGGTTCTACATTTGGAAATGTAGCTATTGCAGATCAAACCTCAGGACAGAAGTTAGGTCTTTTAAAGTCAGCTTTTGCACCAACAGGCATGCCTTCCAACTAATTCTTGATTATTAGCATATTCTCTTTCCTGACAAGTTATGGGGATGGTGTTGGTGTTTGTTCCGAATCATGACTAGAATTCTAGACAGTAAAAAACCCAAACACTAGCTAGAGATTATGGAGCATTTGATGGTATTTCTTCTAGCTAGTCCTTGGCTCATAGTGAAGTAATTTGAGAAGCTTCTAAGATGCTCTGGTCCATTCCTACTACTTCTGAGTCTAGATAACATCTGAACCTTTTTATCCTTGACATTTAATAGAACACCTTGATTTTCTATCACAACATGAAGATATCTTACTTGGTAATGTGTAGCTTTATGACTAAATGTGGTGTTCTGTAATTGAAAAACTCAAACATAATGTATAGTGTTTTGCTCTGATCTTATACAACATCGCTAGCATTCCAAAAGTCAGACCGGAGGAGAGCACAATAGAGCTAAGTATTACATGCAGAACAGATGTATTGCCTATGTAAATGTTGATTTTTCCTCCGTTTATGTTTTTGTTGAACTTCTTTTGCATTCCTCCTAGCCCAAAGAAGCTGATATCTTGTTTCATACGAAACAATAATGCTCCACTCCACTATCATCAgataacaaaataaacatgcagCCGTTCCTAGGCAAAAGAAGCTCATTTGAGTGTTTATATAGCAGATTCATCCAACAATATATTTCTAAATGTTTCTTTCATTTTGATTATAGATCTAAGAAACCAGACCATGCAATCTTAGCTCGACAAATCAAactgttttgaaaaaaaactactGTCAGTTTTAGTTCTTCCTGTTGaatcttttgaaaaaatatataccaaAACCAAATTCATGCCAATATGTTTGTATTGTAATTTAATCATTATCGGACTGACTTTTTACATGTTTGTTACTTCAGTGATAAGATGCTTGTCTTTCAGCGCAAATTCACACTTAATATTTGCGGGCTCATCTTCTGGTTATGCACATTGCTGGGACTTAAGGTCAGTATCGATAGTCGTTGTTCTAGTTTAGTACCGAATCTATATCTGGTCTTTTTGGTAATTGAGGCTTCCTCTAGGGatgcaaaatatattataGAACATTTAATCTGCACTTTAAGTATTGTTCCCTTGCTGTCCAACAACAAAGGAATAAATTATTTGCTGATCACTCGCTCACCTTTTGAAGTTTGGGTAGATTGATGAATGAAGTTAAACGGTTGAATGgcctcagtttttttttgcgataATTTAATTGAAAAATGATCATTTCCCATAGTATGTTGCTGATAACCTTCTTATACTCCATGAACAACTCTTAGTAATTTGAAATCAAAGTTGTTATACATCTTGCTGAGAAACCTGTCATGATTTATCTCATAAGCTGCTAGCTTAGCATTCAGACTGCTTTGACATGGAAGATTACTTTTGGACTGGAACATAGGCAACAGAACCCAGTGCTGAAATGTTAATTTCATAGTCCAGCAAATCATAACTGCATCTCATCATTTAAATTACTCTTTCTCAGGACCCTGAGGCCTCTTTGGGAAACAAGAGTTAGCCCGAATGTCATCTACAGCGCACATCATTTTACGGGTGACACTTCGACGCTGGCAGTCGGTGGTATTGATGGTGTCCTTCGCCTGATATGCCAGAGAACTGGTGAAACTATTCGAAGCTTCATCATGGATGCAGACCACCAACCCGAATCCAGCTCCAGGATGCAGCTTGAAAAGAAGAGCAGCCGTCCAGTGGAATCCGGCCCCAGGCAGCAAGTTGAAAAGAAGAGGGTTCGTGAGATTGCTCCGGATGCCCGGCTGGACAACATTCCTATGAACCTACGCCCCCCAATCACTGGCCTCTCGGTAGGCATGAAGAAAATCGTGACTACGCATGGCGAGAACTATATCCGAGTGTGGAAGTTCCGCTCATAGGTTGCTAGAATGTTCATCCAAGCGAGGTTAACTCGGGCTGTTTGTGTAGTAGTAGATGGTGTGTTATATCTGTCCTGTAATACTATAAGCCTGTAACAGTATCCTCAAGATGTAGGTTTGATTATGACATCCTGTTCCTCCAAGGTACCTGAATCATCAAGATGATGTACGAAGACTTAATATTGTATTGTCGTGAGTTGAAAAATGTTGATACTCTAATTTTTAGGAAAAGTAGCCTGCTTTATTATTAGTCTAATTTTTAATGGTACAATAGCAGATTACGTTATGCGACAGCCaaactacggagtactccgtaccttttttttttacaacatcGCGACAAGTTTTCACAGAtcagtatttttttctttttggcaaGCGGCGGATCAAGCTGACAAGTTCTAAATTGGAACCAGCAGTAGTGGGCCTAAACAGACTAGGGCCCGTTAACACAACGCTGCATCGTTTGCTGGTTTGCCACAACACGCTTTTATTTTCAGGCCTTTGCCAAAATACACCATCGGATTGTGTCTTTATTTAGTACCATTATAATTTTATGGTCATTTGACATAATACATCGTCTAtcccaaaaaagaaagtttgacttttttatttctctggaTGACGCTTTTTTATTGGGAGCGTGAtggtttttaaaaaaaaatctctaatAGAAATTTTGGCCCCAAACAGTAGTAAGTGTCGATTTTGAACATAATTTGATTACAAAATTGGTCAGCATTTAGTTACAAGTCGAACAATAacaatccacaaaatcatAGGTTTAAAATTCAGGTCTAGGGTATTGTGGAAAAAGTGAAACTTTCCGTTCCAGTCCAAAGAGTGTGTTGTGGCAAATGACCacgaaattgtaatggtacggGGCAAAAGCGCAATCTGGTGGTGTGTTTTGGCAAAGGCCAGAAAATAACGGTGTCTTGTGTCCAATTTATCTATTTAGTACCAGTGTACCACCTCGGTCATCTTGGTCTTTGTATATCTGGAGACAAACCGTCGCCCATGACAGCACACGGCATGTGTGCTCGGCTTTTTGGCCGCATCTTCACACCATTATGTTGAATGAACGCCATTCATCAGTCTATATATGCAAAAAATTCAAGCACATCTCCGAAAAGAAACTAAAACTGCATGAGAAAAAAAGCATATCTCCAAGTGATCCATCGGTCAATGATGGGCTGATGGGCAGAATAAACTGTTGAAAGTAAGAACTTAAACCAAGAAAAACAAGGAGCACAATGCTAATCTGTCTATATTCTGCCCAGAATAAGTAACACCCACAACTGTATCCTGTTTACGCTGCTCAACTTAAGAGTTAAGACGAAATAAAGCTCTCATTATGTAGACCATGAAAGCAATTACACTGTATTAGTGACATACTCCCAGTATGGAGTAAAATAGGTTCAGTTCAGGAAATACTACAATTATGAGTAAAATCGTTCGACTCTGACAAAATACTGAACTCCATGGGGAAATTAGAAACATCAGTGGGAGACCCAAAATCAACAAATTAATAActtccttctccctcctcccttgAGCTCCCCAggcgcctccctcctcctagcgccttcctctcctccaagCTGCTCCACCTGCGACCTAATCCCAGGGCTGCCCGCTGCATCAGCAAGCTGGCCGCGACCACCTCGTCCCGCTGTTACTCACCCTGCGCCCGTGTCCTGACCCGCACGCCCGCGAGCTACCTCgcctgctgctcgccgccggcgcggccctctactcgacctcgccgccggctgcgcccctgctgctccacctcgccggcgtcATCCTTCCCTGCCCCGGCTCGCCAGCACTCCACCACGCCGGCCCGAGCTCCGCCAACCAGCGCCTCTTCTCTGCTCTCCCCGTCGACCACCTCGTCCGCCGGCAGCGCCTCActctgtgctgctgctgcttttgttttttctaatttagTCTTTCTTATGCACCCttagagaccattgggtgacaatactcatttgtttgacttggtccgcggtgtactacttcgattcactactttcaaagaagggtgttcgaggtcggtACTGGAAatccatcaaatcactcattagcACTGCCTGAAAAGTGACGACCAAGgaaaaactagctggtaaagtctataaagacgagcctgtccacaaccacaggttcccttgccagcaacagccggccAACAGTGTGTGATGTGGCTagtactgctgtcacatccttatgaagaatgccagcatgttcaagcctgagtgaaAGGGGTCAGTTGCGGCTGTAGAAGAGTAGTGGCGCCCCTgaatgacaatggcacaccgaTCTAAATGgatcgtgtataacattcaaagggagttcgcccatctcatcaacaatgaggtcatcaagcctagtggggacttgtacgaacgcgtggaacaagtggtgactagggttcacccacaacaatagcttcaaacttgaaatgagatacatttgtattttttatatgcttctatgaaattttgacactttgtaatcaatgtcgtgaagtgagatacatttgtattctttatatgctttcaatgatgcggctttatatacatttgtatccTTTAGATGATGTGgctatgtatttttctgtgctgaatatatatttttccgtgtattttctgtggttttaattatttttttaattatcgaaaatgtatcagtgtcggtcgctcgccCGACATTGATGTGGCAaagcgcccgtcactgatgatatgtacatcagtgacgggcgcggaaacgtgaccgtcactgatgatggtagGGTCGGACCGCCCGgcactgatgatggtacatcagtaacggacgcagcgaccgttactgatgatacccatcatcagtaacacgaagttagtaacgacggctccgaccgttactgatgttgtttttcgaccattactgataagtctttctgtagtagtgaatTGAGTAAAGCAAGTTGGTCTATTATTCACCCCCATACCTATCACATTCCATGTACCCCCATACTCATCTTGCAGCAGCACACCGAAATAACAgagatgaattgtttcaaattaaTTCATAACAGAGCACCCAAAGGACAAGGACAATATGTACATGTTAAAAAAGAGTATTGGGTGTTAAAGTAGCCCTTTTTGTTAGAACCAGAT carries:
- the LOC100829039 gene encoding F-box/WD-40 repeat-containing protein At3g52030 isoform X2; the encoded protein is MRDLYYKRNPQARIPGSAISMKSYFEALAMNEHASALARGPAEVHQWTGHAMRATLCRMKSGSVLTGMGDKVLRLWSAESCKYMNEYNVPNSRKLVDFDFDENKVVGLTSSQVFIWRRSGPKSIFQSCGDSFNHGLCMSYADPEVVIGCDDGRAFVYDMYSRSYSNIYRLHPSPVTCLALTDDQLIVGGSTFGNVAIADQTSGQKLGLLKSAFAPTVIRCLSFSANSHLIFAGSSSGYAHCWDLRTLRPLWETRVSPNVIYSAHHFTGDTSTLAVGGIDGVLRLICQRTGETIRSFIMDADHQPESSSRMQLEKKSSRPVESGPRQQVEKKRVREIAPDARLDNIPMNLRPPITGLSVGMKKIVTTHGENYIRVWKFRS